A portion of the Staphylococcus felis genome contains these proteins:
- the ltrA gene encoding group II intron reverse transcriptase/maturase, with amino-acid sequence MYRKSPSLMELVVRPDNIEKAIKKVKKNKGAPGIDGMKVSELRAHFAQYFSQITKKLLEGTYQPQAVRKVQIPKPNGKMRVLGIPVARDRVIQQAIKQVIEPSIDRTFSNHSHGFRPNRSTGTALKQCAIYYEEGYKIAVDCDLKQCFDMLNHDKLMYLFERHVQDKSISTFIRRSLQVGAIDLSGEVAERKIGAPQGGVISPLLCNIYLHELDKELEKRGHRFVRYADDFVIFVRTKRAGERVMMSVTKFIEKQLKLAVNEDKSRIGAVTRLKFLSCLITKVNGVCRFRPTTEAKRNLIRVLRKITKRNRPGTFKDIITEINQVTRGWINYFGRGFIREFIETTQSWLNRRLRQLILKRWKRVRTKYKMLRQYGLDHRSAMKIAQSRKKYWRLSNTHEVHRALTTKQLYKWGLIPLTQLAELAYARY; translated from the coding sequence ATGTATCGTAAGTCTCCATCATTGATGGAGCTTGTTGTAAGACCAGACAACATAGAAAAAGCTATCAAGAAAGTTAAGAAAAACAAAGGTGCTCCTGGAATTGACGGCATGAAAGTCAGTGAACTTCGTGCTCACTTTGCGCAGTACTTTTCACAGATAACGAAAAAACTGCTTGAAGGCACATACCAACCTCAAGCAGTTCGAAAAGTGCAAATTCCCAAACCAAATGGGAAAATGCGTGTGCTTGGTATCCCTGTCGCTAGAGACAGGGTAATACAACAAGCGATTAAACAAGTGATTGAACCCAGCATCGACCGAACATTTTCGAATCATAGCCATGGTTTCAGACCTAATCGTAGCACAGGAACAGCACTTAAGCAATGCGCTATTTACTACGAAGAGGGCTATAAAATAGCCGTGGATTGTGATTTGAAACAGTGCTTTGACATGTTAAATCATGATAAGCTGATGTATTTGTTCGAACGCCATGTTCAAGATAAGTCAATTTCAACATTTATCCGTAGAAGTTTACAAGTAGGTGCCATTGACCTATCTGGCGAAGTCGCAGAAAGAAAGATAGGTGCACCACAAGGGGGCGTTATCTCTCCTTTACTATGTAATATCTATCTACATGAACTGGATAAAGAACTCGAAAAGCGTGGACACCGGTTTGTACGCTATGCAGATGACTTTGTCATCTTTGTACGGACAAAACGTGCAGGTGAACGCGTAATGATGAGTGTAACGAAATTCATTGAAAAGCAACTGAAGTTGGCTGTCAATGAAGATAAAAGCAGAATAGGAGCAGTCACACGTTTAAAGTTCTTGAGTTGTCTAATAACCAAGGTAAATGGGGTTTGTCGTTTCAGACCGACTACGGAAGCAAAAAGAAATTTAATACGCGTCTTAAGGAAAATAACGAAACGAAATAGACCCGGTACCTTTAAAGACATTATCACTGAAATTAACCAAGTGACGAGAGGCTGGATAAATTACTTTGGTAGAGGTTTTATCAGAGAATTTATTGAAACCACGCAATCTTGGTTAAACCGCCGACTTAGACAACTCATACTTAAACGGTGGAAAAGAGTAAGAACTAAGTATAAGATGTTGCGCCAATATGGTCTTGACCATAGAAGTGCGATGAAAATCGCACAGTCTCGAAAAAAGTACTGGCGACTATCAAACACGCACGAGGTTCATCGTGCACTTACAACAAAACAACTCTACAAGTGGGGACTGATACCATTAACCCAGCTTGCAGAGTTGGCTTACGCAAGATATTGA
- a CDS encoding FecCD family ABC transporter permease — MINPQLKWKQRLIFLVALGVLILAVIWNLTTGEYPMSYSQILKTLMGQGEGADQLILIDFRAPRVVITLLAGVALSVSGAILQSVTKNPLAEPGILGINAGSGFAIALFISIGQINADQFIYILPLISLLGGLATALFIFVFSYSGQKGLSPASMVLVGVGLSAALSGGALTLMSTFDRDQSEFIATWLAGNIWGDSWPFVWVFLPWVVLLIPFLIYRSDVLNILNTDELSSISLGVNLNRERFILVIVSVALSSAAVSVAGAIGFIGLMGPHIAKSLIGPRHQMFLPIAILIGAILMVISDTIGQMILQPSGVPTGIVVAVIGAPYFLYLMYRTRSV; from the coding sequence ATGATTAATCCTCAATTAAAATGGAAACAGCGTCTTATATTTTTAGTGGCATTGGGCGTATTGATTTTAGCAGTAATATGGAATTTAACGACTGGTGAGTATCCTATGTCTTATAGTCAAATACTCAAAACACTAATGGGTCAAGGTGAAGGGGCAGATCAGTTAATTTTGATTGATTTCCGTGCACCAAGAGTAGTCATTACCTTGCTTGCTGGTGTTGCCTTAAGTGTAAGTGGTGCTATTTTGCAAAGTGTCACTAAAAACCCTCTTGCAGAACCAGGCATATTAGGTATTAATGCAGGCAGCGGTTTTGCGATTGCATTGTTTATTTCAATTGGTCAAATTAATGCTGATCAATTCATTTATATTTTACCATTAATCAGCTTACTCGGCGGTTTAGCAACTGCATTATTTATATTCGTGTTTAGTTACAGTGGACAAAAAGGACTATCTCCAGCAAGTATGGTACTTGTAGGTGTCGGTCTTTCAGCAGCATTATCGGGCGGTGCATTAACCTTAATGTCAACATTTGATCGAGATCAGTCTGAATTTATCGCGACTTGGTTGGCTGGTAATATTTGGGGAGATAGTTGGCCATTTGTTTGGGTATTTTTGCCGTGGGTAGTACTTTTAATTCCTTTTTTAATTTATCGTTCAGACGTTTTGAATATCCTTAATACAGATGAATTAAGTTCAATTAGTTTAGGGGTTAACTTGAATCGAGAGCGTTTTATACTTGTGATTGTATCAGTAGCATTGTCATCAGCAGCGGTGTCGGTGGCTGGTGCAATAGGATTTATTGGTTTGATGGGCCCTCATATCGCAAAATCTCTTATTGGTCCAAGACATCAAATGTTTTTGCCTATTGCGATTTTAATCGGAGCAATATTAATGGTTATTTCTGATACGATAGGTCAAATGATTTTACAACCGAGCGGTGTACCTACAGGCATTGTGGTTGCTGTGATTGGAGCACCTTATTTCTTATATTTAATGTATCGTACGCGTTCAGTGTAG
- a CDS encoding FecCD family ABC transporter permease, with amino-acid sequence MNGQMNDKKIGHIRYGFQLILSLMLLLIVVILSILLGDAQVDLKTIIEAILHYDASNQAHNVIVEIRIPRDVGAMLVGMALATGGAVIQGVTKNGLADPSLIGLNAGAAFTLALTYALFPGISFILLILASFIGAILGGTMVMIIGSSRRDGFNPMRLILAGAAVSALLTALSQGVALAFRLNQSIYFWIAGGVSGTSWQHVLISGPMIIVSIVILLVMSKHLTILSLGDALATGLGQNIKVIRGFSLLITMLLAGISVAIVGQIAFVGLIVPHIVRYLVGTDYIKVIPMSLVLGATFVLMADTIARLLGEAPMSAIISFIGVPFFLYLIRKGGRTI; translated from the coding sequence ATGAATGGACAAATGAATGACAAAAAAATAGGCCACATTCGATATGGATTTCAGTTGATATTGTCACTTATGTTATTACTGATTGTAGTGATATTATCAATTTTATTAGGGGATGCTCAGGTTGATTTGAAAACGATTATTGAAGCGATATTACACTACGATGCTTCAAATCAAGCGCATAACGTCATTGTGGAAATACGTATTCCACGTGATGTTGGTGCGATGTTGGTAGGGATGGCGCTTGCAACTGGTGGTGCTGTCATACAAGGTGTTACAAAAAATGGGTTAGCAGATCCAAGCTTAATTGGATTAAATGCTGGTGCAGCATTCACTTTGGCATTGACCTACGCTTTATTTCCTGGAATATCATTTATTTTACTGATTTTAGCAAGTTTTATCGGTGCTATTTTAGGTGGCACAATGGTGATGATTATTGGTTCGTCAAGACGTGATGGATTTAATCCAATGCGTTTAATTTTAGCTGGTGCTGCTGTTAGTGCTTTGTTAACTGCTCTGAGTCAAGGTGTAGCTCTTGCTTTTCGACTTAATCAATCTATTTATTTTTGGATAGCTGGTGGTGTGTCAGGTACGAGTTGGCAACACGTTTTGATTAGTGGACCAATGATTATTGTCTCAATCGTGATATTGCTAGTGATGAGCAAGCATTTAACAATACTGAGTTTAGGGGACGCTCTTGCAACAGGATTAGGCCAAAACATTAAAGTGATTCGTGGATTTAGTTTACTTATTACGATGCTATTGGCGGGCATATCCGTTGCAATCGTTGGACAAATTGCTTTTGTAGGGCTAATTGTACCGCATATCGTGCGTTATTTAGTCGGAACAGATTATATAAAAGTGATTCCAATGTCACTTGTTTTAGGTGCGACGTTTGTTTTAATGGCTGATACTATAGCAAGACTACTTGGTGAAGCGCCGATGAGTGCGATTATCTCATTTATTGGTGTGCCTTTCTTTTTATATTTGATACGTAAAGGGGGCCGTACCATATGA
- a CDS encoding ABC transporter ATP-binding protein produces MSRLTGKEVTIGYGDRVIVDKLNVEIPDGQITSIIGPNGCGKSTLLKALSRLLSTKKGEICLDGKNIHTQSTKEVAKKIAILPQSPEVADGLTVGELVSYGRFPHQKGFGRLSEKDKQEIEWALRVTGTIEFKYRAVNDLSGGQRQRVWIAMALAQKTDIIFLDEPTTYLDISHQLEILELVQELNQEHGTTIVMVLHDINQAIRFSDHLITMKKGNIVKQGETHEVLTNQILEEVFNIDAELSTDPRTGKPMLVTYNLLCKHYEKI; encoded by the coding sequence ATGAGTAGATTAACAGGAAAAGAAGTTACAATTGGATATGGGGATCGCGTAATAGTTGATAAGTTAAATGTGGAAATCCCTGATGGTCAAATCACGTCAATTATTGGTCCGAATGGCTGTGGTAAATCAACATTACTCAAAGCACTTTCAAGGTTGTTAAGCACAAAAAAAGGCGAAATTTGTTTAGATGGTAAAAATATTCATACACAATCTACAAAGGAAGTTGCTAAGAAGATAGCTATTTTACCTCAATCTCCTGAGGTGGCTGATGGTTTAACTGTTGGAGAGCTTGTATCGTATGGTCGATTTCCACATCAAAAAGGGTTTGGACGTTTAAGTGAAAAAGATAAGCAAGAAATTGAATGGGCCTTACGTGTTACGGGGACTATTGAATTTAAATATCGTGCAGTAAATGATTTGAGTGGGGGTCAACGTCAACGTGTATGGATTGCGATGGCACTTGCTCAAAAAACGGATATTATCTTTTTAGATGAACCAACAACATATTTAGATATATCGCACCAACTTGAGATTTTAGAATTAGTACAAGAGTTAAATCAAGAACATGGTACAACTATTGTCATGGTACTTCATGATATTAATCAGGCTATTCGCTTTTCAGATCATTTAATTACGATGAAGAAAGGCAATATTGTCAAACAAGGTGAAACGCATGAAGTTTTAACAAACCAAATTTTAGAGGAAGTCTTTAATATTGATGCTGAACTCAGTACAGATCCTCGTACTGGCAAACCAATGTTAGTCACATACAATCTGTTATGTAAGCATTATGAAAAAATTTAA
- a CDS encoding YitT family protein, with protein sequence MKRTVRDLILVIIGSFIFSAGVNTFIIAGDLGEGGVTGLSLILYYAFHISPAITNFAINAVLILVGYKFLSKRSMYLTIVATVLISVFLSLTETWQIHTDNIIINSVFGGFSVGLGIGVIVLAGGTTAGTTILARIANKYLDVSTPYALLFFDLIIVLASLTVISVDRVLVTIISLYIGTKVMDFVIEGLNPKKAVTIISKDPDRIAKMIDEDIGRGVTILNGRGYFSKKETDILYAVISKTQVSRTKRLIRKIDENAFVVVHDVRDVYGNGFLVED encoded by the coding sequence GTGAAAAGAACGGTTAGGGATTTAATATTAGTTATTATAGGTTCATTTATATTCTCTGCAGGTGTAAATACTTTTATTATTGCAGGTGACTTAGGTGAAGGTGGGGTAACAGGTTTATCACTTATATTGTATTATGCATTTCATATTTCACCAGCTATTACTAACTTTGCTATTAACGCTGTATTAATCTTAGTTGGATATAAATTTTTAAGCAAAAGAAGCATGTATTTAACGATAGTTGCAACAGTGCTGATTTCTGTCTTTCTGAGTCTTACTGAAACGTGGCAGATTCATACAGATAACATCATTATTAATTCTGTTTTTGGTGGATTTAGTGTTGGTTTAGGTATCGGTGTTATTGTATTAGCAGGTGGTACAACAGCGGGTACAACGATATTAGCGCGTATTGCGAATAAATACCTAGATGTGAGTACACCGTATGCGTTGCTTTTTTTTGATTTGATCATCGTTTTAGCTTCGTTAACAGTTATTTCAGTGGATCGGGTGTTAGTCACAATTATAAGTTTATATATTGGTACTAAAGTCATGGATTTTGTAATTGAAGGTTTAAATCCTAAAAAAGCAGTTACAATTATATCGAAAGATCCTGATCGTATTGCCAAGATGATAGATGAAGATATTGGTCGTGGTGTTACTATTTTAAACGGTCGTGGTTATTTCTCGAAAAAAGAAACAGATATATTGTACGCTGTAATTAGTAAAACACAAGTCTCACGTACAAAACGCTTAATACGAAAAATTGATGAAAATGCATTTGTTGTTGTTCATGATGTTCGAGATGTCTATGGAAACGGATTTTTAGTAGAGGATTAA
- a CDS encoding NupC/NupG family nucleoside CNT transporter, translating to MYLIINIIGLLVFLGIAFLFSRDRKNIQWGSIGVLVVLNLILAWFFVYFPAGTKVVKLAADGISWVIDAAFEGIGFAFKSWTASGNLDMAVAALFPILLVVPLFDILMYLRILPWIMRGIGWVLAKITRQPKFEAFFGIEMMFLGNTEALAVSSEQLKRMNDARVLTIAMMSMSSVSGAIVGAYVTMIPGELVLTAIPLNIINAMIVSSILNPVRIDASEDVIYDLRANGARQPFFSFLGDSVLNAGKLVLIIIAFVISFVALAELADRLINLITGGFAHLLGIKGSFGLDQILGAVMWPFAFLLGLPLDQVWDVAKHMAKKIVTNEFVVMGEIAGEVNSYEPHRRAIISTFLISFANFSTIGMIIGTLKGIVQEKTSDFISKYVPMMLLAGVLVSLLTAAFVGLFAW from the coding sequence ATGTATTTAATAATCAACATCATTGGCCTACTTGTATTTTTAGGAATCGCCTTTCTGTTTTCGCGAGATCGTAAAAATATCCAATGGGGATCAATTGGCGTTTTAGTCGTATTAAATTTGATTTTAGCGTGGTTTTTTGTCTATTTTCCGGCAGGCACAAAGGTCGTAAAATTAGCTGCTGACGGTATTTCCTGGGTTATAGATGCGGCTTTTGAAGGGATTGGCTTTGCCTTCAAAAGCTGGACAGCATCTGGCAATTTAGATATGGCTGTTGCTGCCTTATTTCCGATACTATTAGTGGTACCACTCTTTGATATCTTAATGTATTTACGCATTTTACCGTGGATTATGCGTGGAATTGGTTGGGTGCTTGCTAAAATTACGCGACAACCTAAATTTGAAGCGTTTTTTGGCATTGAGATGATGTTTTTAGGTAATACTGAAGCATTAGCTGTTTCAAGCGAACAGCTTAAACGTATGAACGATGCACGTGTACTAACTATTGCGATGATGTCTATGAGTTCTGTATCAGGGGCAATCGTTGGTGCATACGTTACGATGATACCGGGAGAGTTAGTTTTAACTGCTATTCCGCTCAATATTATTAATGCGATGATTGTGTCATCTATTTTAAATCCAGTACGAATTGATGCAAGTGAAGATGTGATTTATGACTTAAGAGCAAATGGAGCACGTCAACCGTTTTTCTCGTTTTTGGGAGATTCAGTGTTAAATGCTGGTAAGTTAGTACTTATTATTATTGCATTTGTGATTAGCTTTGTAGCGCTAGCTGAATTAGCAGATCGTCTAATCAACTTAATTACAGGAGGATTTGCGCATTTATTAGGTATTAAAGGTAGCTTTGGACTTGATCAAATTTTAGGAGCAGTGATGTGGCCGTTTGCATTCCTGCTTGGATTGCCACTTGATCAAGTGTGGGATGTTGCTAAGCACATGGCGAAGAAAATAGTCACGAATGAATTTGTAGTAATGGGTGAAATTGCTGGAGAGGTGAATAGTTATGAACCGCACCGCAGAGCAATTATTTCAACATTCTTGATTTCATTTGCGAACTTTTCGACGATTGGTATGATTATTGGTACATTAAAAGGGATTGTTCAAGAGAAAACGTCCGACTTTATTTCAAAATACGTGCCAATGATGTTATTAGCTGGAGTACTTGTGTCATTGCTTACTGCTGCTTTTGTCGGATTATTTGCATGGTAA
- a CDS encoding FeoA family protein → MIVKVGVFMVNIANAEIGVTYRIVSLKTNNYYLKHRLRALGCREGSELSIHQKGLFKGPCTINIKGQHICIRNCDACDIHLENAYE, encoded by the coding sequence ATGATTGTAAAAGTGGGTGTTTTTATGGTTAATATCGCTAACGCCGAAATCGGTGTCACTTATCGTATTGTCTCATTGAAAACTAATAATTATTACTTAAAGCATCGTCTAAGAGCATTAGGATGTCGAGAAGGTTCTGAGCTTTCTATCCATCAAAAAGGGTTGTTTAAAGGGCCTTGCACTATTAACATTAAAGGTCAGCACATCTGCATTAGAAATTGTGATGCCTGTGATATACATTTGGAGAACGCTTATGAGTAA
- the feoB gene encoding ferrous iron transport protein B has product MSNAYCILGNPNVGKTSLFNALTGSYEYVGNWSGVTVEKKVGQLRQHAGQLVDLPGIYDLVPISRDETVVTDYLLNEKFDGMVNIIDAAQIERNLNLTIQLLEFGAPLLIGLNMIDVAHKRGIKIDHQKLMHHLRVPIIPVIARTGKGSDDVLKALSDRNISARSPLKINYDAQLEKLIQLLTMHLPNHLSLQQKHYRFLIIQYLLDNPSVHRYLDQDIINQLNHIKSEFLEMHAIDIEHDILQYRQAYIDKLLEDTVRYPLQHEQFVSEKIDTLLTHKYLGIPIFLGIMWLIFQVTFTWIGTPLSDQLDAFIGGPLTDFIKQVMNQMSIYPALQDLVTDGIIAGVGGVLVFVPQILVLFFFISLLEDSGYMARIAVIMDRIMEYFGLNGKSFIPMIIGFGCNVPGIMAARSIEENKERLTTILVAPFMSCSARLTVYALFVSVFFKKHQAIIVLSLYVIGIIVALLISFILSKTLLKKDNSVFVIELPPYRLPSLKTLWRSTWEKSKGFVKKAGTFIFAGSVIIWLLNYAGPTGFNVPIEKSFLHGIGALIAPILAPLGFGTWQAGATLIPGFLAKEVVVSAMAIIYAVNDDALVNMISSQFSALSAYAFMIFILLYIPCLATVAAIRKETSSWKWTILAATYPLATAYVLALAVYQIGSLFV; this is encoded by the coding sequence ATGAGTAATGCATATTGTATTTTAGGTAACCCTAATGTAGGTAAGACCTCATTGTTTAATGCGTTAACTGGTTCATATGAATATGTTGGTAACTGGAGCGGCGTCACTGTAGAAAAGAAAGTCGGCCAACTGAGACAACATGCCGGTCAACTTGTAGACTTACCCGGTATTTATGACTTAGTTCCTATTTCAAGGGATGAGACAGTTGTGACTGATTATTTGCTCAACGAAAAGTTTGACGGCATGGTTAATATTATTGATGCTGCTCAAATCGAGAGAAATTTAAATTTAACTATCCAATTACTAGAATTTGGTGCCCCTCTTTTGATTGGATTGAACATGATTGATGTTGCTCATAAACGCGGTATCAAAATCGATCATCAAAAATTAATGCATCATCTCCGCGTTCCAATTATTCCTGTTATAGCACGTACTGGAAAAGGGAGTGATGATGTACTCAAAGCTTTATCAGACCGTAATATATCAGCACGTAGCCCTCTTAAAATTAATTACGATGCCCAACTTGAGAAATTAATACAACTTTTAACGATGCATTTACCTAATCATCTAAGTTTACAGCAGAAACATTATCGATTCTTGATTATTCAGTATTTACTTGACAATCCTTCTGTTCATCGCTATTTAGATCAAGATATTATTAATCAATTAAATCATATTAAATCAGAATTCCTAGAAATGCATGCTATCGATATAGAGCATGATATTTTGCAATACAGACAAGCATATATAGATAAACTACTTGAAGATACAGTACGTTATCCGCTTCAACACGAACAGTTTGTATCAGAAAAAATTGACACATTATTAACGCATAAATATCTAGGTATTCCTATCTTTTTAGGGATTATGTGGCTTATTTTTCAAGTTACATTCACTTGGATTGGCACACCGTTGTCTGATCAATTAGACGCATTCATCGGAGGGCCTTTGACTGATTTCATTAAACAAGTTATGAATCAAATGAGCATTTATCCCGCGCTACAAGATTTAGTGACTGACGGGATTATAGCTGGAGTTGGAGGCGTCTTAGTGTTTGTCCCTCAGATCCTAGTGCTATTCTTTTTTATTTCCCTTCTTGAAGATTCGGGATATATGGCCAGAATTGCAGTCATTATGGATCGTATTATGGAATATTTTGGACTTAACGGAAAATCTTTCATCCCTATGATTATTGGGTTTGGATGCAATGTGCCCGGTATTATGGCTGCACGTAGCATTGAAGAGAATAAGGAGCGCCTTACAACTATACTCGTCGCACCATTTATGTCATGTTCAGCTCGACTTACAGTATATGCTTTATTTGTCAGTGTCTTTTTTAAAAAACATCAAGCCATCATTGTCCTAAGCCTGTACGTAATTGGAATTATTGTTGCATTATTGATTAGTTTTATTTTATCAAAAACACTATTAAAAAAAGACAACTCTGTGTTTGTGATAGAGTTACCACCCTACCGTTTGCCATCTCTAAAAACACTTTGGCGAAGCACTTGGGAAAAAAGCAAAGGATTTGTTAAGAAAGCGGGTACTTTTATTTTTGCAGGTTCCGTTATAATATGGCTTCTTAATTATGCTGGACCAACAGGGTTTAATGTTCCAATCGAAAAAAGCTTTTTACACGGTATAGGTGCATTAATTGCTCCGATACTTGCTCCGCTTGGGTTTGGTACTTGGCAAGCCGGTGCTACTTTAATACCCGGATTTTTAGCGAAGGAAGTCGTTGTTAGTGCAATGGCTATCATCTATGCAGTCAATGATGATGCCTTAGTTAACATGATTTCTTCTCAATTCTCAGCATTGTCCGCATATGCATTTATGATTTTTATATTGCTTTACATTCCATGTCTAGCTACAGTAGCTGCCATTCGTAAAGAAACATCATCTTGGAAATGGACGATACTTGCTGCAACATATCCTTTAGCAACAGCGTACGTCCTTGCGTTAGCAGTATATCAGATTGGTTCATTATTTGTTTAA
- a CDS encoding FeoB-associated Cys-rich membrane protein produces MVLFINLALIVLIIGYSTFVIKRYIQKSKQGKCSSCGSNHSCPTDQLPKHLQ; encoded by the coding sequence ATGGTTCTATTTATCAACTTAGCTCTTATTGTACTCATTATTGGCTATTCCACTTTCGTCATAAAACGTTATATTCAAAAGTCAAAGCAAGGTAAATGCAGTTCATGTGGCTCAAACCATTCTTGCCCAACAGATCAATTACCGAAACATTTGCAATAA
- a CDS encoding ABC transporter ATP-binding protein, which yields MKESNPLFFLLKKISWPTKLIIIAVVIASLGSVSGLLVPLFTGQMVDKFTLDSINPTFIILLIAVFLFNAVLGGIGYYLLNKIGEKVIYAIRSVLWHHIIHLKMPFFDQNESGQLMSRLTDDTKVINNFISQKLPNFFPSVITLVGSLIMLFILDWQMTLLTFITIPIFALIMIPLGKLMQKISSNTQSEIANFSGLLGRVLTEMRLVKVANTEKLELEKAHHNLSAIYRLGLKQAKIAAVVQPISGIIMLITIGIILGFGGLRIASGAISAGTLVAMIFYVLNLSMPLINLSTLVTDYKKAVGASSRIYEILQEPLEEIDAPKQSETIPNGDLTFDHVHFSYDVKPILQDVSFNIARGEVTAFVGPSGSGKSTIFSLIERMYEISSGDITFNQKSIYHLPLTDWRRKIGYVMQSNAMMNGTIRDNILYGIERRVSDDELMHYAKLANCHDFIMEFEQGYDTLVGERGLKLSGGQRQRIDIARSFVKNPDILLLDEATANLDSESEQKIQDALNALMENRTTIVIAHRLSTIKKAGQIIFLDQGHVTGRGRHETLMKEHVKYQQFVNTQNLTQSH from the coding sequence ATGAAAGAAAGTAATCCATTGTTTTTCTTGTTAAAGAAAATATCTTGGCCAACAAAGTTGATCATTATAGCGGTTGTTATAGCTTCATTAGGAAGTGTTAGTGGCCTGTTGGTTCCGCTTTTTACGGGTCAGATGGTTGATAAATTTACATTGGATTCTATTAATCCAACCTTTATCATTCTATTAATTGCTGTTTTTTTATTTAATGCGGTTTTAGGGGGTATCGGTTACTATTTACTCAATAAAATTGGGGAAAAAGTGATTTATGCTATTCGTTCAGTATTGTGGCATCATATCATACATTTAAAAATGCCTTTCTTTGATCAAAATGAAAGTGGACAATTAATGAGCCGTCTTACAGATGATACTAAAGTTATTAATAATTTTATTTCTCAAAAATTACCTAATTTTTTTCCATCTGTTATTACGTTAGTTGGGTCATTAATTATGCTTTTTATTTTAGATTGGCAAATGACACTGCTCACTTTTATAACTATTCCAATCTTTGCGCTCATTATGATTCCTTTAGGCAAATTAATGCAAAAAATTTCTTCAAATACACAATCTGAAATAGCTAATTTTAGCGGTTTATTAGGTCGTGTTTTGACGGAGATGCGTCTAGTGAAAGTGGCAAATACTGAAAAACTTGAACTTGAAAAAGCGCATCATAACCTCTCAGCAATCTATCGTTTAGGTTTAAAACAAGCTAAAATCGCAGCAGTTGTGCAACCTATTTCAGGAATTATTATGCTGATAACAATTGGGATTATTTTAGGATTTGGTGGATTACGAATTGCGTCAGGTGCTATATCTGCAGGTACTTTAGTAGCTATGATTTTTTATGTGCTGAATTTATCTATGCCGCTGATTAATTTGTCAACTTTAGTGACTGATTATAAAAAAGCAGTGGGTGCAAGCAGTCGAATTTATGAGATATTGCAAGAGCCTTTAGAAGAGATTGATGCACCTAAGCAGAGTGAAACAATTCCAAATGGCGACTTAACTTTCGACCATGTTCATTTTAGTTATGACGTTAAGCCTATTTTGCAAGATGTTTCATTTAATATTGCTAGAGGAGAAGTTACAGCATTTGTAGGTCCTTCTGGTTCAGGTAAAAGTACAATTTTCAGCCTAATCGAACGCATGTATGAGATCAGTAGTGGCGATATTACGTTTAACCAAAAATCAATTTACCATTTACCGCTAACAGATTGGCGACGTAAGATAGGATATGTGATGCAAAGCAATGCAATGATGAATGGTACAATTCGTGATAATATCTTGTATGGTATTGAACGACGTGTGTCTGATGATGAGCTGATGCATTATGCCAAACTAGCAAATTGTCATGATTTTATTATGGAATTTGAACAGGGCTATGATACGCTTGTCGGAGAACGTGGCTTAAAGTTATCTGGAGGACAACGCCAAAGAATTGATATTGCACGTAGCTTTGTTAAAAACCCTGATATCTTATTGTTAGATGAAGCGACTGCGAATTTAGACAGTGAAAGTGAACAGAAAATTCAAGACGCACTCAATGCACTTATGGAAAATCGTACAACTATAGTCATTGCGCATCGATTGTCAACAATCAAAAAAGCAGGTCAAATTATATTTCTGGATCAAGGTCATGTTACAGGACGAGGACGTCACGAAACATTAATGAAAGAGCACGTTAAATATCAACAATTTGTGAACACTCAAAATTTAACACAAAGCCATTAA